The genomic segment ACTTGCTGCCTAAAATAGGTAGCGGGCTTACTTCAGAGGTCCCTGCTGAAGTAAAGCCTTTAGATAAAGGGGCTAGCCCAGTAAGGTTATCCCCTTCCCTTACTGGGGACACTAAAAAGGGGAAGGTCTTCTCCTTAAGTGCCTGTCCTTGGGGGAAGACTAAAATAAAGACAGGCTAAGCATGTAGGCCCGGTATCCAAACCCTTTCGGACGGGGGTTCAAATCCCCCCACCTCCATTATGCCGGGGTGGCGGAATTGGAAGACGCGCCGCCTTCAGGAGGCGGTAGGCTTTAAAGCCTGTGCGGGTTCAAATCCCGCCTCCGGCACTTAAAAATTAAACTATTATTTCTTAAATTTAAATTCTATTAGTTTTTTTCCATATTTTCCCCTTATCATTTAGAATTAATGAAACCTCCGAAAATAATATTAACTTTAAAAAATAATGAAATTTTAACTGACCTTGAAATAGATAAAGAAACACTAGATTTATTGGGTAAAAGAAACTTAAAAGAATTAAAAATTAAAGGTGTAAATTATAATGTCGAAAAGATAAATCTCAAACATCTAAATGCTGAGCTATTTATTCTCAAAGAAAAATCAAGAACTAAATTAAAAGAAGAAGAATTAAATTATTACACTCAAAAGCTCTTAATAGAAAAATACCTAAAACAAAAAAACGAACTAAACACAAAGTTAGATTTGTTAATCAAAGCAGGAAAATTTTATGCCGAAGTTAAAAGTATCAAAAAAGTCTTAAAAAAAATAATAAAAGAAATAAAAGAAAACTTAAAAGTCGAAGTCGTCTCAATATTTAAAGTTGATAAAGAAAATAAGAAAATTTCTTTTTACGAATTTACTAAAGGAGAAGAGGAATTAAAAAGCATAGAAATTGAGTGGGGTAAAGGAATTGTAGGTTATGTAGCAAAAAACAAAATCCCAGTTATTGCAAATGATGTTTCAAAAGATGAAAGATTCTATAAAGAAATCGATATAAAAACTGGATTTAAAACAAAAAACCTTATAGCCTTCCCTTTAATTGTACAAAAAAAATTAATAGGTGTTATTGAGGTGATAAATAAAATTGATGGAGAATTCACAAAACGCGATCTTGAACTTATATCTCTTATATCATCCCAAGCTGCCATTGCTCTTCAAAATGCTCTTTTATATAAAGAACTCGAAGATTTATTTTGGGGAACCATTACTGCTCTTGCAAACGCTGTTGAAACAAAAGATCCACATACCTCAGGCCATGTAAACAGAGTAACAGAGCTTTCTGTTAGTCTCGGGAAAAAAATCGGTCTAAAGGGAGAAAAACTAAGAGAATGTAAACTAGCCGCCATTTTACATGATATTGGCAAAATAGCAATTCCTGATAGTATATTAAAAAAACCTGCAAAACTTACAGATGAAGAGTATGAAATAATTAAAACTCATGTTTTTCATGGAGCAAAAATCCTTGAGCCAATACCAGGCATGAAAGGTGTAATCAAAGCAGTATTACATCATCACGAAAGATGGGATGGTAAAGGGTATCCCCAAGGTTTGAAAAAAGATGAAATTCCAATCATTGCAAGAATAATAGCAATAACAGATTCATTTGATGCTATGAATTCAGATAGACCCTATAGAAAAAGATTACCAAAAGATGTTATAATAAACGAATTAAGAAAAAATGCGGGTACCCAGTTTGATCCAAATTTAATAGAAATTTTTCTTGAGATGGATGACGTAAAATTTATTTTAGAGGAAAATGCGAGGGTGGCGGAACTGGAAGACGCGTCAGATTTAGGATCTGATGGGTAAAACCCGTGCGGGTTCGAGTCCCGCCCCTCGCATTTCTCTAAAAAATGAAAATCTTCATATCAATAGACCTAGAAGGAATACCAGGTGTTGTATCTCAAGATCACGTAAAAAAAGACGGAAAAGACTACGAAAGAGCAAGAAAATGGATGACACAACACCTAAACGCCGTAATAAACACCTTAAAAGAAACAGGAATCAACAAAATTTTAGTGAATGACTCTCACGGCGATATGACAAATATAATCTTAGATGAAATTCCTGAAGATGTTGAAATTATAACAGGTAACCTGAAAAAGCTCTCAATGATCGAGGGTATAGACGAGTGTGACGCAGGAATTTTTCTAGGTTATCACTCTAAGGCTGGAAGTTTAGGTGTCTTAGATCATACCTACTTTGGAAGAGCCGTTTATGAGGTTAGAATAAATAAGATTCCCCACGGCGAATTTGGAATAAACGCCCTTGTAGCAGGATACTTTAACGTCCCCATCATTTTTGTAAGCGGAGACGATGAAACTATCAAAGAAGCAAAATCACTAATTGAAAATATCGAATACGTCATAACTAAACAGAGAAGAAGCCGCTTCTCTGCTAAAAACTTTTCTTTTAAAAATATTGAAAGAGAAATAAAAAATAAAATACCCTCTGCCATCGAAAAATTTAAAAATAAAGGAATTAAACCGTTAAAAATAGAAGGAAGTGTTGAAATTGAAGTTGACTTTGTAAATACAGCTATGGCTGATATAGGAGAAATAATGCCAAAAACAAAAAGAATATCACCTCGAACTCTTTACTATAAAGCAGACAACATAATAGAAGTATACATGGCACTTAGAACTTGGATAACCCTTGCAAGCTCCGTTATATAAATCTTAAAACGAAACTTTGTATCCTAAAGCCTCAACCTCCCCCTTAATCTCCAAAAGCCTTTCTCTTTTATCTATTAAAAATATTGCCTTTTTATTTTCAAGATCTATAGTTATATCTTTTGCACCTAACCTTTCAAGAACCCTATGCACACTTTTAGCACATCCTGCACAAACCATTCCCTCAATATAAATTTCAACTTTTTCCATGTTCCACATATTCTAAAATAAGATCTCTCAATTTTACAATAATCTCATCAAAAAAGGATGGACCATAATGCGAGAGAAAATCATAGGGTAAAACTAAAATTTTCACCTTTCCAAATCTTTCTTCTAAATTTTTGACTAAAAAATCCCTATCAATCTTTTCGCTATGAGGCTCATATAGCAAAATATCAAACCCTAATCTCTTTGTTTCATTATCATCAGGTACAAAATAACTCTCTCTTTTAAAGTTATATATATTTTCAAGACCAAGAATTTTAAGACCATCACTTATGTAACTTGAAGCCCCTATCGTAATTTTACCTCCTAAGTAAACCTCATAGTAAACCCTCATATTAAATCTACTCTCTTTTAAGAGTCTTATAACCCTTTCCAAATCCTCTACTAACTTATCACTTTCCATATCCTTGTTCAAAATTATACCTAATTTTTTGATATTGTCAAAAATTCCGTAGATTGTTTGAGGTACCGGTAATACAAATATCTTGTAGCCCCTCTCTAAAATTTCATATGAAACTTCTCTCTGTGCCCCAGATGTTGTAAGCACAAGATCAGGCTTTAGCTCTTCAAGCTTTTCCCACAAAACATTCAAATAAGAACCAACTCTCACAAAATTTTTAAGTTTCCCGAAAGGTCTTCTACAATAAAAACTTATTCCAACTAGCCTATCTTGAGCATTTAGTCTAAATAAAGTATCAGTTATGTCCGGAGCAAGCGATACTATTCTTCTTGGATCATCCGGTATCTCAATCTTTCTACCAAGAAACTCTGAAAAAATCTCCAAAAATAAAAATTTACTAAAAACCTCTCAAAAGCAAAATTAACATAAAAGTTGCACCAATAACTATGTAAAAGGCATAATCCTGCACTACTCCAGTCTGAATTACTCTTAACGATCTTCCTATCCTCCCTGTAGTATACACCACCCAATTAACAAGACCATCAACAATGTGCCTGTCCCACCAAGAAGCAAAAACCGAAAACAAAATGAGAATTTTTCTATAAATCCACTCAAAAACATCATCAATATAATATCTTTTCTGCAAAATAGTATAAATTAAAGAAAATCTTGATTTTAAGTTCGTGACAATGAGGGACTTAACTGAGTAAAGATAGTAAGAGGAAAGCAAGCCTAAAAAAGCTAAAAGAAGTGATAGAATTTTGGGAAGGCCTGAAGCTTTAGTGTGATGAAACTCAGTTCCCTGAAGATAACTAAGTAAATGCGACAATTTTTCATGATAAAATCCAGCGAAGATCGAAAAAATTGCAAGGAGTATAAGAGAAAAATTCATTGAAAAATCAGGATCATGAGCATGTTTTGCCTCCTCTGTCCTTGGCTTTGTTAAAAAAGCAACAGTATATGCCCTACCCATATAAAAGGCCGTCAAAAAAACAGTCAATATTAGAAAAATAAAGGGAATTTTGTTAGTGTAATAATAAGTTTTGATTATAATTTCTTCCTTAGAGTAAAAGCCTGAAAATGGAGGTATACCACATAAGGCAAGTGCCCCAATAGCAAATGTTATAGACGTTATAGGCGCCTTTCTAAAAAGCCCCCCCATATGCCATATAGAATTAGAATGAACAGCATGGATTGCCGCTCCAGCTCCTAAAAATAAAAGAGCCTTAAAGTAAGCATGAGTGAAAAGATGGAAAAAGCCCGCTACAACTGATCCAGCACCTAAAGCTGCCATCATGTAACCAAGCTGTGATATCGTTGAATATGCCAAAACTCTTTTTATATCCTCCTGAACTAAAGCCATAGTTGCCGAAAGAAAAGCAGTAAAAGCTCCAATTATAGTAATTATCCACATCACATTTTCAAAATGATTAAAAAGGGGAAAAAGCCTCGAAACAAGATAAACTCCAGCAGCAACCATCGTAGCAGCATGAATAAGGGCAGATACAGGAGTAGGACCTTCCATCGCATCAGGAAGCCATATGTGCAAAGGAAACTGCGCAGATTTACCCACAGCACCACAGAAAATAAGAAGCAAAACAAGTGAACCAAGCGTATAGTTCTCAGCTAAAATATGGGGCTTATTTATTAACTCATGAACATCAATCACTCCAAATTTAAAATATAAAATTAAAATACCAATAATAAAACCTACATCTCCTAACTTAGTTATCCAAAACGCTTTAAGCGCTGCTCTTGCTGCCTCAGGTTTATAGTAGTAAAAACCTATAAGAAGATAAGAACAAAGACCTACAAGCTCCCAAAACACAAATATCTGCAAAATATTTTTTGATAAAGTTAAACCTATCATCGAAAAGGCAAATAGAGAGTGATAAGCATAATATCTCCCAAGAGACGGGGGAGTCTCTTCAGACATATAGCCAAGAGAGTAAACTTGAACTGAGAAAGCTACTAGAGCAACGATAAATAGCATAATTGCAGAAAGCTTATCGAGGTAGAAACCAAAGTATATTGAATCAGCCCCTGCTAAACCCTTTTTTATACCTGCCGGTAACCATACAATCTCCCTAAATATAGGCTCTTTAAGCTTTTCTATATTCAAAATAATAACAACACTCAAAACAAGTGAGAGGAAAATAGCACCAATTGAGAGATAAGCTGAAAACTTGCCTTTTTTTCTAGTGAAAAAACCGATTATCAGAAAAGAAATAAACGGTGCCCACCAAGAAATAAAAGATAAGGTTCCTAAATCCATCTTTTTCCTCCTTTTATCCCTTTAAAATTTCAATTTCATCAGCATTTGAAGTTCTTCTTAATCTGAAAAGAAGAATTATTATTGAAAAACCAACAACAACTTCTAAGGCAGTTATCGATATTCCAAACAAAATTGTTAAAACACCGGAGGGCTCGCCCCAGGCAAAGGAAAAAAGTCCAAAATTTAGATTTGCACTGTTAAAGATAAGCTCAAGAGAAATTAAAATTCCTAAGGCGTTCCTCCTCGACAAAACCCCATATAAACCTAAAGAAAAAAGGAAAATTGATAAGAAAAAAACTGCCTTAGGTTCCATTTTTACCTCCTATTCCCTTTTTGATAACAATATAGCCCCCATAAAGGCAACTAAAAGCAAAATAGATAAAATTTCAAAAGGTATCAAATATTTACTTTGAAAAATTAAGCTCGGAAGAAACGTTACATCCTTTTCAAGACCCACTGGTACAAAATAAAATGTCTTTCCTATAAGTAGTAAAAGCAGGAATATTATTAAGGCAAAAAGACCGGTTGTAAAGGGATTTCTCACTGTATTTTCAAGAGGTCTCATTATAGACTCCTTAGCTAGCATAATAGTAAATATCATCAAAAGCACTACTCCTCCCACATAAACCAGAATCTGAGTCCATCCTACAAAATCATAACCCATAAAAAGATAAAGTAAACCTGTACCAAAAAGTGTTAAACCAAGATAAAGGGCACTTCTAAAAAGATCCTTTGTCAAAACAGTCATAAGGCCTGAAAGAGCTGTTAAAACTAAAATTAAAAAGAAAATTAACTTCATTTTATCACCCCCTGTTTAATGCGGTGAAGTTCTTTCTTTTCTTGGAGGAGCTTGCATATTCCTAAGGGTACTGCCTAAGCTAACTGAACTTTCGTACTTTTTAGCGTACTCAACCATTTTTTCAAGAGTCAAAAACATCTCTTCGCGAGATAAAGCTGCCCATCCTGGAACTTTAAGCATAACAATTGCATCGGTTGGACAAACCTGAACACATAACTCACAAGCAAGACAAGCTTCTAACTCCAAAGTAAACACCTCAGGATAAGTTCTTCCTGACTTATTTTTCCCCTTAGCTGGAACAACTTTAATTATCTCTGATGGACATATCTGCTCACATAACTTGCAAGCAATACACTTAAGATCACCATTTTCATCCAAGGTTAGACCAAAAAGTGGCCCCCTAAACCTGGCAGGAATTTCTCTTTTTCTATCCGGATACATTAAAGTAAAGGGTTCTCTAAAAAAATTTATCGCTGAAACCTTTAAGACTCTTAGAACACTTAAAACTTTAGTCATTTTATACTCCTTTTAGAAAAGAAGTTTCCATAGAGAAGCTAAAAAAAGATTTATAAGTGAAATTGGGAAAAGATATTTCCATGAAAAAATGATTAATCTATCAATTCTTATCCTTACGAAGGACCATCTTACTAAGAGGAAAAGGATTAGCATGATGAAAGTTTTAAAAAGAAGCCAAAAAATTTGATATAACCACTCTGGACCAAAAGTAGGATAAAAGCCCCTGTATCCTCCCAAAAATAAAATTGATCCTAAAACCGAAAGGGCAAGTATGTGTACATACTCTGCTGCATAAAAAAGGGCAAATTTCATCCCTGAGTACTCAACGTTATAAGCTGCAACAAGCTCACTTTCAGCCTCAGGAACATCAAAGGGGACTTTGTTTTCCTCTGCAAGACCAGATATTACAAAAATAATAAAGGCAACCCATCCAAATACAGGATAAAGTGCAAATGGAACTTTTTGAGCTTGAACAATGTCGTTTGTTCTTAAAGACCCCGCAAGAACTACTGGAATAAGTGCTGAAAGAATAAGGGGGATTTCGTAGGAAACAACCTGTGCACCTGCTCTAAAGGCAGAAAGAAGTGCATATTTTGAATTACTCGCCCATCCTGCAAGAAAAACTCCAAAGACCATTAGGGAAGAAACAGCAAAAAAGTAAATTAGACCTACTGATAAATCTGATATGTATATATTTTTTGCTACAGGTAAAACTGGGAAAGTAAGAAGTGCGCCCACAAATACTATGATAGGTGCAATATTAAAAATTTTTTTATCTGCCTGTTCAGGAACTATATCCTCTTTTAGAAGAAGTTTTAAAACATCTGCAAAGGGCTGTAAAAAACCATGAGGTCTTCCAACATAATAGGGACCCACCCTGTTATGGAGCCTTGCTGCAAACTTCCTCTCAATCCAGGTAATATAAAGCACTATAAAAAGTGCAACAAAAACATAAATAATAGTTAAAAGAATTGTCCCAATCATCTTTCAAGTCCTATCTATCGACATCACCAAAAACAGGATCAAGTGAACCTAAAATTGCAACTACATCAGCTACAAGATGTCCTTTAAGCAAAAAAGGTAAAACTGAAAGATTTGAAAAGGAGGGAGCTCTTATTTTCATACGATAGGCAACTGGTTTGCCGTCTGAATAGATATAATAACCAAGCTCACCTCTTGGAGACTCTATAGCTACATAGACCTCTCCAGGTGGTGGTTTTATAGCTACCTTTACCTTAACAGGCATCTGAGAAGAAATAGGGTCCTCAGGTAAACCATCGAGTGCCTGTCTTATTATTTTTATTGACTGCCTCATCTCTTCCATCCTTACCCTAAACCTATCAAACACATCCCCCCCATCGAAACAGGGCACATCAAAATCAAATTTGTCATAGGAAGAATAAGGAACCGCTTTCCTTAGATCAAACTTTACACCTGACCCCCTTAAGACAGGACCTGAACAACCGTATTCCATTGCCACTTCCTTAGGCAAAACCCCCACCCCCTTTGTTCTATCAATAAAAACAGGATTGTTAACAAGCATCTCTTCATACTCATTTATTTTATCTTCGACATCTTTAAGTATTTCCTTTAAATCCTTTTCAATACCTGGATAAACATCGTATCTTACTCCTCCTATTTGCATTAAATGTGGATGTAGTCTTGAACCTGTCATTTTTTCAAAAATATCCAAAATTTTCTCTCTTTCTCTAAAGCAGTATAAAAAGATGGTCGTTCCTCCACCTAGTGCGCCACCAAGGTCAAGACAAAAAGTTCCAAGCCACACAAGATGTGAGGCAATCCTTGATAGTTCTGAAAAAAGTACTCTTATATACTGGGCCCTTTCAGGAACTGGAATATTTGCAAGTTTCTCTACCGCAAGAACATACCCAAACTCATTAGTAGTTGCAGATAAATAATCATTTCTATCTAACATAGGTAAAAACTGAATATATGTATAAGTCTCTCCGAGTTTTTCTACCCCTCTATGGAGAAAGCCAATATCTGGTTTTGCATCGACTATTTTTTCTCCTGAAAGCTTAAGTATTAACCTTAAGACTCCATGAGTAGATGGGTGTTGTGGCCCCATGTTTAAAACTATCTCTTCCTCAGGTTCAAAAACTCTTATATTCCCCTCCATTTTATACCACCCTTTTTAATATTGTTTTTTTCTATAATCATACTTTTCAGGCGCCCTATTTATTTCATAATCTTTTCTTAAGGGATGTCCCTCCCAATCCTCTGGTAAAAGTATTCTTCTTAAATCAGGGTGATTTTTAAACTTAACACCAAAAAGATCATATATTTCTCTTTCCATCCAATCGGCCCCCTTATAAAACTTATATGCAGAGGGAATCTCTTCATCTTCTTTTAAAAAAGTTTTAAAAATTAAAGTCTCGCCACTCTGGGGATCTCTCACACAGTATATAATTTCAAACTCTTTTCTTTCTGGAAAATGGCAAGCCGTAATAAAAGAAAGATAAGGGAAAAGGCCTTTTACTTTTTCCATAAAATGATAAAACTCCTTTACAGGAAAAATTAAAATTCCATCTTTAGTTTCTTCAAGATTAAATTCCTTTTTTAAGATTTCTTTTTTCATTTTAGAGAAACCTCCTCGATTAACTTCTGCAATTTTCTAATACCCTCAATTAGGCCTTCAGGGGTAGGAGGACAGCCAGGAACATAAACATCAACTGGGATAATTCTATCAACGCCCGGAACTACCGAGTAAACGTTTCTATAAAAGTCACCGGAAATTGCGCAGGATCCCATTGCGATGACCCACTTAGGTTCTGGCATCTGGGAGTAAAGTCTTTTTATTCTCTCAGCCATTTTTGCTGTCACTGTTCCTGCCACTATCATAACATCAGATTGTCTTGGTGTAGCTCTTGTTATTACACCAAACCTTTCAAG from the Candidatus Hydrothermales bacterium genome contains:
- a CDS encoding M55 family metallopeptidase; protein product: MKIFISIDLEGIPGVVSQDHVKKDGKDYERARKWMTQHLNAVINTLKETGINKILVNDSHGDMTNIILDEIPEDVEIITGNLKKLSMIEGIDECDAGIFLGYHSKAGSLGVLDHTYFGRAVYEVRINKIPHGEFGINALVAGYFNVPIIFVSGDDETIKEAKSLIENIEYVITKQRRSRFSAKNFSFKNIEREIKNKIPSAIEKFKNKGIKPLKIEGSVEIEVDFVNTAMADIGEIMPKTKRISPRTLYYKADNIIEVYMALRTWITLASSVI
- a CDS encoding heavy metal-associated domain-containing protein, with protein sequence MEKVEIYIEGMVCAGCAKSVHRVLERLGAKDITIDLENKKAIFLIDKRERLLEIKGEVEALGYKVSF
- a CDS encoding helical backbone metal receptor; translation: MEIFSEFLGRKIEIPDDPRRIVSLAPDITDTLFRLNAQDRLVGISFYCRRPFGKLKNFVRVGSYLNVLWEKLEELKPDLVLTTSGAQREVSYEILERGYKIFVLPVPQTIYGIFDNIKKLGIILNKDMESDKLVEDLERVIRLLKESRFNMRVYYEVYLGGKITIGASSYISDGLKILGLENIYNFKRESYFVPDDNETKRLGFDILLYEPHSEKIDRDFLVKNLEERFGKVKILVLPYDFLSHYGPSFFDEIIVKLRDLILEYVEHGKS
- the nuoL gene encoding NADH-quinone oxidoreductase subunit L, whose protein sequence is MDLGTLSFISWWAPFISFLIIGFFTRKKGKFSAYLSIGAIFLSLVLSVVIILNIEKLKEPIFREIVWLPAGIKKGLAGADSIYFGFYLDKLSAIMLFIVALVAFSVQVYSLGYMSEETPPSLGRYYAYHSLFAFSMIGLTLSKNILQIFVFWELVGLCSYLLIGFYYYKPEAARAALKAFWITKLGDVGFIIGILILYFKFGVIDVHELINKPHILAENYTLGSLVLLLIFCGAVGKSAQFPLHIWLPDAMEGPTPVSALIHAATMVAAGVYLVSRLFPLFNHFENVMWIITIIGAFTAFLSATMALVQEDIKRVLAYSTISQLGYMMAALGAGSVVAGFFHLFTHAYFKALLFLGAGAAIHAVHSNSIWHMGGLFRKAPITSITFAIGALALCGIPPFSGFYSKEEIIIKTYYYTNKIPFIFLILTVFLTAFYMGRAYTVAFLTKPRTEEAKHAHDPDFSMNFSLILLAIFSIFAGFYHEKLSHLLSYLQGTEFHHTKASGLPKILSLLLAFLGLLSSYYLYSVKSLIVTNLKSRFSLIYTILQKRYYIDDVFEWIYRKILILFSVFASWWDRHIVDGLVNWVVYTTGRIGRSLRVIQTGVVQDYAFYIVIGATFMLILLLRGF
- the nuoK gene encoding NADH-quinone oxidoreductase subunit NuoK, whose protein sequence is MEPKAVFFLSIFLFSLGLYGVLSRRNALGILISLELIFNSANLNFGLFSFAWGEPSGVLTILFGISITALEVVVGFSIIILLFRLRRTSNADEIEILKG
- a CDS encoding NADH-quinone oxidoreductase subunit J; the protein is MKLIFFLILVLTALSGLMTVLTKDLFRSALYLGLTLFGTGLLYLFMGYDFVGWTQILVYVGGVVLLMIFTIMLAKESIMRPLENTVRNPFTTGLFALIIFLLLLLIGKTFYFVPVGLEKDVTFLPSLIFQSKYLIPFEILSILLLVAFMGAILLSKRE
- a CDS encoding NADH-quinone oxidoreductase subunit I, translated to MTKVLSVLRVLKVSAINFFREPFTLMYPDRKREIPARFRGPLFGLTLDENGDLKCIACKLCEQICPSEIIKVVPAKGKNKSGRTYPEVFTLELEACLACELCVQVCPTDAIVMLKVPGWAALSREEMFLTLEKMVEYAKKYESSVSLGSTLRNMQAPPRKERTSPH
- the nuoH gene encoding NADH-quinone oxidoreductase subunit NuoH — translated: MIGTILLTIIYVFVALFIVLYITWIERKFAARLHNRVGPYYVGRPHGFLQPFADVLKLLLKEDIVPEQADKKIFNIAPIIVFVGALLTFPVLPVAKNIYISDLSVGLIYFFAVSSLMVFGVFLAGWASNSKYALLSAFRAGAQVVSYEIPLILSALIPVVLAGSLRTNDIVQAQKVPFALYPVFGWVAFIIFVISGLAEENKVPFDVPEAESELVAAYNVEYSGMKFALFYAAEYVHILALSVLGSILFLGGYRGFYPTFGPEWLYQIFWLLFKTFIMLILFLLVRWSFVRIRIDRLIIFSWKYLFPISLINLFLASLWKLLF
- a CDS encoding NADH-quinone oxidoreductase subunit D; the encoded protein is MEGNIRVFEPEEEIVLNMGPQHPSTHGVLRLILKLSGEKIVDAKPDIGFLHRGVEKLGETYTYIQFLPMLDRNDYLSATTNEFGYVLAVEKLANIPVPERAQYIRVLFSELSRIASHLVWLGTFCLDLGGALGGGTTIFLYCFREREKILDIFEKMTGSRLHPHLMQIGGVRYDVYPGIEKDLKEILKDVEDKINEYEEMLVNNPVFIDRTKGVGVLPKEVAMEYGCSGPVLRGSGVKFDLRKAVPYSSYDKFDFDVPCFDGGDVFDRFRVRMEEMRQSIKIIRQALDGLPEDPISSQMPVKVKVAIKPPPGEVYVAIESPRGELGYYIYSDGKPVAYRMKIRAPSFSNLSVLPFLLKGHLVADVVAILGSLDPVFGDVDR
- a CDS encoding NADH-quinone oxidoreductase subunit C produces the protein MKKEILKKEFNLEETKDGILIFPVKEFYHFMEKVKGLFPYLSFITACHFPERKEFEIIYCVRDPQSGETLIFKTFLKEDEEIPSAYKFYKGADWMEREIYDLFGVKFKNHPDLRRILLPEDWEGHPLRKDYEINRAPEKYDYRKKQY
- a CDS encoding NADH-quinone oxidoreductase subunit B family protein; translated protein: MNYIERFPGGSLILTSTKKIFAWSRKSSLWPLTFGLACCAIEMMATYASRFDLERFGVITRATPRQSDVMIVAGTVTAKMAERIKRLYSQMPEPKWVIAMGSCAISGDFYRNVYSVVPGVDRIIPVDVYVPGCPPTPEGLIEGIRKLQKLIEEVSLK